The following coding sequences lie in one Loxodonta africana isolate mLoxAfr1 chromosome X, mLoxAfr1.hap2, whole genome shotgun sequence genomic window:
- the LOC100675416 gene encoding melanoma-associated antigen B2-like has translation MPRGHKSKLRAREKCRQTQGDIHSVKGAQATAAEEEGSPSSSPPLFGGPPQSSPATRTPQGCQRAPSTTAAGASGRRAPRGANGQSEGGPSSCSARAPNEKSCRDPITGRVIMLSQFLLSKYETQERITKGKMMKIINKRYKEHFPEILRRASEYIEMVFGLDVKEVNSKGQSYTLVSKLEITEEENMSGGREFPKKGLLMPLLAMIYTNGNRATEEEMWEFLNMVGMYDGKTHFIFGEPRKLVTKDLVQAKFLDYRQVPNSDPPRYQFLWGPRAQAKASKIKVLEFLAKGNNTCSSAFQALYEETCRDEEERATGRECAGASPNARARASVRVSPAGHPIPSEV, from the coding sequence ATGCCTCGTGGTCATAAGAGTAAGCTCCGTGCCCGTGAGAAATGTCGCCAGACCCAAGGTGACATCCACAGTGTCAAGGGTGCTCAGGCCACTGCAGCAGAGGAGGAAGGGTCCCCCTCCTCTTCCCCTCCTCTTTTTGGGGGGCCTCCCCAGAGCTCCCCTGCTACTCGCACTCCCCAGGGGTGTCAGAGAGCCCCATCCACCACTGCTGCAGGTGCTTCGGGCAGAAGAGCTCCTAGAGGGGCCAATGGCCAAAGTGAGGGAGGTCCAAGTTCCTGTTCTGCCCGAGCCCCCAATGAGAAGTCATGTAGAGACCCTATAACGGGGAGGGTGATCATGTTGTCACAGTTCCTGCTGTCCAAGTATGAAACGCAGGAGCGCATTACGaagggaaaaatgatgaagatcatcaaCAAAAGGTACAAGGAGCACTTCCCCGAGATTCTGAGGAGAGCCTCTGAGTACATAGAGATGGTCTTTGGCCTTGACGTGAAGGAAGTCAATTCCAAAGGTCAATCCTATACCCTTGTCAGCAAATTGGAGATCACCGAGGAAGAGAATATGAGTGGTGGTAGGGAGTTTCCCAAGAAGGGGCTCCTGATGCCTCTCCTGGCCATGATCTACACAAATGGAAACCGTGCCACCGAGGAGGAGATGTGGGAATTCCTGAATATGGTGGGGATGTACGATGGCAAGACGCACTTCATCTTTGGGGAGCCCCGGAAGCTTGTCACCAAAGATTTGGTGCAGGCAAAGTTCCTGGACTACCGGCAGGTGCCAAACAGTGATCCACCACGCTACCAATTCCTGTGGGGTCCCAGAGCCCAAGCCAAAGCCAGCAAGATAAAAGTCCTAGAGTTTTTGGCCAAGGGCAACAATACATGTTCCAGTGCCTTCCAAGCCCTGTATGAAGAAACTTGTAGAGATGAGGAAGAGAGAGCCACAGGCAGAGAATGTGCTGGGGCTAGTCCTAATGCCAGGGCCAGGGCTAGTGTCAGGGTGAGTCCAGCCGGTCATCCCATTCCTAGTGAAGTCTGA